CCCAACTTTTAACCATTGAAGCAGCTATGACAAAAAAGAAGGAGTATATCTATCAAGCAGCCCTCCTTGATCCGCATACGGCTGCAGAATTATCAATTGATGATATTGTTTCCCTCTGTGACGATCTAATTGAAGCACATGGAAATTGGCTACCAACCTATGTTTGATACGTTTTTATTTTTGGGCGTATTGTCAGTAAAAAAGAATGGTGGACACTAGTAAATGAAAGCGCTTAAAATTTTCACTTTACTTTTAGGGGGTGATAGGTATAGAGAAGGTTTAAAACTTCATTTATGTAGTAGTACAAAAAAATTCAAAGGGGGATATTTAGATGTTCAAAAGAAAATTTTCGGTATTATTATTAGTGTTATCCATGCTTTTATTCTTCACCGCTTGTTCAAAAACTGATGAAACTTCTTCAGATAATAAAGATGAACCACAGACTGACAAGGAAGAAGTAGAAGAAAATAAAACACCAGTAACGTATACTTATTATAACGCTGCAGTCCCTGGGAAAGATCTTGATACCAATACGACTCGAATTGGGAAAATTCTTGAAGACAGAACAGGTGTTAACTTTAAGCTTGAACATATTGTTGGTGACATGAATACAAAAATTGGGTTAATGGTTGCGAGCGGTGACTACCCAGACGTTGTAATACCGGATGCCGCAATTGATACAATGCTAGATGCTGGAGCATTTATCCCGCTAAACGATCTTCTTGAAGAACATGGTCAAGAAATTCTTAAAGTTTATGGTCCATATCTTAATAGATTTACGATGGGTGATGGGAATATTTACTATATACCATTTGGTGCAGATGTAAATGAATTTATTCCTAACCCAAATATTGATCAAGGTGCATTTTGGATTCAACGAGGAATCCTTAAAGAATACGGTTTTCCAGAAATCAAGACATTGGAAGAGTATATGGAAATCATAGAGCGCTACGCTTCAGAAAACCCAAGAATTGATGGAATGAATGTAATTCCATTTACTGGATTGACGTATGATTGGAGATTTTTTGCATTTTCCAATATTCCAAACCATTTAGCTGGTTATCCTAACGATGGTGGTGTAATGGTTGATATGGAAACCCATGAAGCTAGCGTATACGCTGATTCTGAATATGCGAAGCGCTGGTTAAAAACTGTAAATGATCTTAACGCAAAAGGATTACTTGATCGAGAACTTTTTGTTTCAAACTACGATGAGTATATTGCAAAGCTTTCTTCTGGTCGTGTTTTAGGGTTTTTTGACTATGGCTGGCAGTTTGGAGATGCAAGTAACGCATTGAGAGATGCCGGAAACCCTGATCGTGAGTTTATGGCTTTACCAATTGTATTCGATAAGAATATTAAAGATCAGTATCTAGATCCGCCTGCGTTTGTAGGTAACCGTGGAGTAGGTATCACGGTAAATGCTAAAAATCCGGAAAGAATTATTCAATTCTGGAATGAATTAGTTAAAGAAGAAATTCAAAAGCTTGTTTTTTGGGGATTTGAAGACGAACATTACAATGTAGATGAAAAGGGTCGTTACTACCGCACACCTGAACAAATTGAACTTACTCAAAATGAGCAAGAAAGAGAAAAAATAGGAATGAAGACATTCGAATGGAACTGGCCAAGAATTAATGGTTCTTTCATAGAAGGAAATGCTGTTGAACCACGAAGACAACCTGAGGTTGCTCTAGCATCGTACACGGATGCTGACAAAGAGTACCTTAACGCTTATGGTATCCAAACATTCTCTGAGTTGTTCTCTTCCCCGGATGATCGTCCTTGGTACCCAGCTTGGAGTGCCAATATGATCCAAGGGTCTGACCCACAAGTATTTAATGAGCGTGCTAATGAAATTATAAGACGTCACTACGCAAGAATTGCATTGGCTAATCAAGCTGATTTTGAAAAAGAGTGGAATGATTTTGTTTCAGCTTATAGGGCTTTAGATGTAGAAAGCTATGAGCAGTTCTACACAGATGTTATTAAGGCTCGTGTTCGAGGAGAATGGTGATAAGGACCATATTTAGAAATTAAATGAAGTGGCTATGGTAACAGATATAAGGTTGTCATAGCCACTTTTGTTGAGGTATTGGGTTTGAAGTTTATTATGTCAGCTGTTTGAAGTAAGTGGTTTAAAATGGATAAACTTTATACCGTATCTGGCACCGCAGTTGAAAGTACAGTGAATAGCTTAACAAAAAGGATGAAGATTTACTGATCCCAATACATAAGTAGAGACGAGACATATTCATTATGATTTGGCTATCAAGCTATTTAACCGCGAAAAATAGGAAAATGGAAAGGAATTTAAGTCCATGAAAGAAGACTTATTGAATCAACATATTATTGAAAACCCTATCCTTTGGACAGATGTACCAGACCCAGATGTGATTCGAGTAGGTGATGTCTATTATATGTCTAGTACTACTATGCACATGAACCCTGGGGTACCGATTATGAAATCGTATGATCTATTGAATTGGGAAATCGTTAGTTACGCCTATGATGTTCTAGCCGAAAATGAGGAACAAACGCTAACAAACGGAAAACATGAATATGGAAAAGGTTCATGGGCAAGTAGTCTGCGTTATCATCAAAGCACTTTTTATTTAGTTGTCGGTTCGTTGTCTACCGGGAAGACATATATTTTTACCACTGATAATATTGAATTGGGTGCTTGGAAACGTTCTACTCTAGAAAAATATTACCATGATATGTCTATATTATTTGACGATGATGGACGCGTGTATTTGGTGTATGACAGAGGAGATATAAAAATTATTGAACTTACAGAAGATACAACAGCCATTAAAGAAGGAGGGCTAAACAAAGTTATTATTCCAGATGCTAGTTTAGTGGCAAGTGCTCAAGAAGACGTTCTTCTTGAGGCAGAAGGCTCACATATCCATAAGATCAATGGATATTATTATGTGTTTACGATAACATGGCCCAAGAATGGCAGTCGAACACAGCTTGTTCACCGATCTGATCGTATCGATGGTAAGTATGAGGGCAGGATTGCATTGGATGATCCCAGTGGTACGGCACAAGGAGGAATTATTGATACGGTTGATGGAAACTGGTATGGATTGCTGTTTCGCGATCATGGATCAGTAGGTCGCATTCCTTGTCTTATTCCAGTTACATGGAGAGATAACTGGCCAGTATTTGGTGAGCAAGGTACTGTTCCAAAACATATGTCTATTCCAGTTAGTAGTAAGAATATTAAAAATAACATAATAAAGTCTGATGAATTTAATTATGATAATAACTCCCTTGAAATGGCTTGGCAATGGAATCATAATCCGGACAATCAGAACTGGTCCTTAACGGAACGTCCTGGTTATTTAAGGATGAGAAATGGAAAAGTCAGCACGGGGTTGGAAGATGCAAGAAATACCCTTACCCAAAGAACATTTGGACCGGAATGTTCCGGTAGTGTTGAAATAGAAACGATACATATGAAGGACGGGGACATTGCTGGGTTTGCTGCTTTTCAAAAGGATTATGGCTTTGTCGGTGTGAAAATGATCGAAGGTTTTAAAGAGATTGTAATGGTAAATGCTAGTTCTGGTATACCAGAGGAAATAGAAAGCATCCCCATTGATCAGGAGCAGGTATATTTTAGGATTGATTTTGATTACAGAAATCAGACAGACAAGGCATATTTTTACTATAGTCTAGATAATGTTAACTGGAATTTAATAGGGAATACTCTTCAGATGAGCTATAAACTAGACCATTTCATGGGTTATCGTTTTGCTTTGTTTTCTTATGCCACAAAAACAACTGGTGGCTTTGTAGATTTTGATTATTTTAGAGTGGAACTAAATGGTAGTAGAAAAATTGGTAATTGACCTAGTTTAAAAAAGAGAGTGGAAAATAATATAGAGTATGACAAATGTGCTCAAATCGAAATAATTAGCTAAGTAAAGCCAATAACATAGTAAACCAGAGAGAACTGCATCATAAGTAAGGTGAAAAAACAAGTGGGCTATTTGCTGCATAGTAAATAGATAAGAAGCACTAGATTAACTTCATCATAATTAGAAAATTAATTATTACTAGAGTGGTTTCCCAAAAAAGGAGATCACTCTTTTGTTTTTCAAAGGTGATATTGAAGGGGTTTTACAAAATGTGTCGAAATATGTATTGTGTAGTTCTAATAACATCGATTACTTGAACGGAAGAATTTGGGAGATAGACGTTACTAAAATTTATAAAGTAAATAGGAGAGATTTCTTTGGAAAAAAATAGTGCAGAAGATTTTCTTGCTGTATTTAATAAAACGGAAAAGTGGATGAAGAAGACCATTGGAGCTAGGGACGAAGATGGGTACAGTTCTGTTCTCAAAAGGCAAAAAATAAAAATTCGATTATAAAAAGATATTTCGATGAACTTCAACTATATGCAACATTAAGAAATTTAATGATCCATGAAAAAACAAATCCAAATTATTATGTGGCACACCCTTCGCCAGAAATAGTTGAAAAATTTAATAACATATATAACGAATTAACCAAACCTGAATTATTAATACCGAGATTTATGAGAGACGTAGTTCGATTTAACGTAGATGATCCCCTTTCTTTAGTATTGGAAGAAGTTAAAACTAAAAAGTATACGAATTTTCCGGTTTATAGTTCAAATGGGGAATTTAAAGGTTTACTAACTGATAATGGAATAACTAATTGGTTGTCCTATAATGTAGAAGATGATCACCTTTTATTATCCACAATAGAAACGTCAATAGGTGATGTTATGTCGTTAGAAGAAGAAAAAAATAATTTTATTTTTATCAGCAGAAAGAAATCTATTTATGATGCAAAAGATATTTTCGAGAAATACTCCAATCGAATTGATGCCATGTTAATAACCGAGAATGGAGAAGAAAATGAAAAATTGCTAGGAATAATTACTGCATGGGATATCTTAGATAATAGCCATTAAATAAAGAACTATCAATTTGTTAGGATTATAATAATAAGAATATATAAATGGATTTTCTATTCCAAAACATGGTGTGAATTTCTATCAAATGTTTATGTGATAACGCGATGCTTTTCAGTTAATTATACAAAAATATAGAATGTTTTTAAGCGCTATCGTAGTATAGCGCTTTTATTTTTACTATATGACCGTTGAGCAATTCCGGGAAGTGACACCGGATATAATAATGCAATAAGACAAGAGTTAGTTAATCTTTTAGGTGAGTTCTAGGGGTTGAATAGGAAAACAAATAATTCTCTGTGGAAGGAAGATTATTGTGAGTAGTGAAAAGAGGTTTGATGATTACAAGCCTAAGGTTACACCATCTCAATGCAGTGACTGTCAAAATTATAAAAGTGTAGTTGAATGTTTAGTCTATGAAGTTAAACCTGATAAGTATGCATTAAATAAAGATGTTTGTCCGGAATATAGAAAAGATAACTAAAATGGCCTAGATTAATTTATTAGATAAGAAATGCCTCTTTAAAGAAGGCTGTTTCGTAAACTTTGTTGCTTTTAGAAAAGAGCGTTAAAGAAAGAATAAGAACCATTTAGTATATTCGAGAACATTGATATCAATTCCTTAACTTAGTTGAGAAAATAGTTATCGTGTTAAAAGAGGAGAGATGCACTTTTTTGTTTATAATTAGGGTTAGCGTTATAAGAAATACAGGGAAGTTATTAATACTTCCCTGTATTTACTGTATTTATGGTTATTTAACCATTTCCCTGGCAACGTCGTTTCTAAAATATTTAATATTGTATGGTGTCGTAATATATTTTTCCCCTACACCGAATTGGAGGAATTTAACAGCAGTTGTCGAACTATTGTAATTTGCAAACACACAAAAAACGGGTCTGAAAATATTAAGTATAAACGAGGGAGGCTTAGTAATGAGCAAAACTGGAAGAATAAATTATATAGTAAATGAACGGATTTCACACAATGTTAACAATGAATACGATATTGTATTTGATCGTTGTACACCCAAAATTGATGGAGAAAAATTGGAACATGAAGAATTGTTAATGAGATATACAAAAAACGGTAAAACAGTAAATAATGCTCCTGCATTTGATGAAGCAGACATGATAAAAGCAATTGTAAAGTTATACAAAAGTCCGGTTATCTCAGAACACGCCAAGAAGCTATTAAGAGATAATATTAAGTAAGTAGAAATAGTTCAAAAAATTTGATAAGGGTGGATAGATATGACGGTTATAGAATTAGATCAAATAACACTGCCTTATCTTAAGGAAGAATTACAACAATGGAAGCATAGAGATAGCGGTATTGTACCAGCGTTTATATTAGATTGGGAAGGCCCTGGAGTTAGTAATGGATATGGATTCGGAGAATGGGTGGCAGAAAAGTATTTTAGAAATCATGGATATTATGTCTTAACAAATGAATTTAATTTACTTTCGAAAACATCAAAATACGAACGATACAATAAAATAATTTCAACCATGGTAAACACTGATAAAATAAAGCAATTTAAAGAGGCGGTTCAGCACCTTATTCAACAAGGAATTTCAATTGAAAATCCTGATTTATTTGTCTTTAACTTAGAAACTTGTTTTTTTGCTGAAGTGAAAAAAGAGAAAGATAGGCTTCGAGAGCCACAACTTCGCTTTTTTTATCTAGCAAAGCAGCTTTTAGAAATTGACAGTAAACTTATTTATCTGTCTGATACTACTACTTCAGTATGTAACGAACAATTAACAATTGAGCTTATAAATTAACAATTCTATTATTTTAACTACAATTGAAGGGAGCTCAAAATATGCCCTCAAACTTATCAAACCGCCAACGGTTATTAATGGTACAAGATATTTTAAAGAAATATACAGATGAACAAAATCAACTAACGATAAGAGAAATAATCATTTACCAGCTTGGTATTTGAAATCAGAGAGTTTAGAGTTGATATAAATATTGATATATTAAATTAGGTTACTCGTATTGAGTGACCTATTTGTTTTTAGTAAATATTATTGGCATCTGCACATCTGTGAAACGATTTTGTGAAATAAGATTTTCGGGTAGGCACCGCACCTTCTAAATTCACACCACTTGCGGAGTCGGACGAGGAACCTGTCCCCTTGTCCCACCACAAAGTTCTTTAATCTAGTGGTGCAAAAGTATATTTTGTAAGGAGGACATTTAAGATGTTCAAGAGGTAAAATAATAATATTGGAATTTTTTTATCTCTGCCATTATTCTTTACAGCTTGTTCAGTGCTGAAGCTTCTTTTGATAGTGGCAATAATGATCTTTATATTAATTTTTACAAAACTGCCGATAAACAATGTTTTATGGTCGCAATATTATGGCAGCATCGTGGAGATTAATGGAAAGTGGTATACCTTCTATCATAGCATACAAATGGATCAAGCTTCAGTCGCCAAGGGAAATTAAGGTACAGAGATATTGTAAAGGTGTTTTGTTTTTGAGGTGAAAATTTCATGGGTGGTTGGCGCTAGCCGAGATACCTGTTGATTTTACGAATGTATGGGCGGGACAGAGGGACAGGAACATTGTCCCAATCAACGGGCAAAAAGTACCTGTATTCATAACGGTGTGAGACGAGAAACCTGTCCCTCTGTCTCGGAAAGGATGGTTTTATGGACTTTGTGATTAATCAGGAAATGTTAAAAACCGTTCCATTATTGTATCAGGAAAAAGAGGCTTTTAGTGGTGTACAAAAAATTGCTAGTAAGGTGATGCATGATATAGAGCTAGTTTTTGAATATGCACCACAAGCTACGAGCGATAGAGCGAAGCTTGGAAAACAGGCTATTTTTTATGGCACAATCGGTCATAGTCCGCTTCTTCAGGAACTTGAAGAGAAAAAGCTGATTGATCTATCAAAAATTACAGGTAAGAGAGAAGTGTATCTATTCCAAGTGATCAGTCAAC
The window above is part of the Anaerobacillus sp. CMMVII genome. Proteins encoded here:
- a CDS encoding ABC transporter substrate-binding protein, whose amino-acid sequence is MFKRKFSVLLLVLSMLLFFTACSKTDETSSDNKDEPQTDKEEVEENKTPVTYTYYNAAVPGKDLDTNTTRIGKILEDRTGVNFKLEHIVGDMNTKIGLMVASGDYPDVVIPDAAIDTMLDAGAFIPLNDLLEEHGQEILKVYGPYLNRFTMGDGNIYYIPFGADVNEFIPNPNIDQGAFWIQRGILKEYGFPEIKTLEEYMEIIERYASENPRIDGMNVIPFTGLTYDWRFFAFSNIPNHLAGYPNDGGVMVDMETHEASVYADSEYAKRWLKTVNDLNAKGLLDRELFVSNYDEYIAKLSSGRVLGFFDYGWQFGDASNALRDAGNPDREFMALPIVFDKNIKDQYLDPPAFVGNRGVGITVNAKNPERIIQFWNELVKEEIQKLVFWGFEDEHYNVDEKGRYYRTPEQIELTQNEQEREKIGMKTFEWNWPRINGSFIEGNAVEPRRQPEVALASYTDADKEYLNAYGIQTFSELFSSPDDRPWYPAWSANMIQGSDPQVFNERANEIIRRHYARIALANQADFEKEWNDFVSAYRALDVESYEQFYTDVIKARVRGEW
- a CDS encoding glycoside hydrolase 43 family protein — protein: MKEDLLNQHIIENPILWTDVPDPDVIRVGDVYYMSSTTMHMNPGVPIMKSYDLLNWEIVSYAYDVLAENEEQTLTNGKHEYGKGSWASSLRYHQSTFYLVVGSLSTGKTYIFTTDNIELGAWKRSTLEKYYHDMSILFDDDGRVYLVYDRGDIKIIELTEDTTAIKEGGLNKVIIPDASLVASAQEDVLLEAEGSHIHKINGYYYVFTITWPKNGSRTQLVHRSDRIDGKYEGRIALDDPSGTAQGGIIDTVDGNWYGLLFRDHGSVGRIPCLIPVTWRDNWPVFGEQGTVPKHMSIPVSSKNIKNNIIKSDEFNYDNNSLEMAWQWNHNPDNQNWSLTERPGYLRMRNGKVSTGLEDARNTLTQRTFGPECSGSVEIETIHMKDGDIAGFAAFQKDYGFVGVKMIEGFKEIVMVNASSGIPEEIESIPIDQEQVYFRIDFDYRNQTDKAYFYYSLDNVNWNLIGNTLQMSYKLDHFMGYRFALFSYATKTTGGFVDFDYFRVELNGSRKIGN
- a CDS encoding CBS domain-containing protein; amino-acid sequence: MIHEKTNPNYYVAHPSPEIVEKFNNIYNELTKPELLIPRFMRDVVRFNVDDPLSLVLEEVKTKKYTNFPVYSSNGEFKGLLTDNGITNWLSYNVEDDHLLLSTIETSIGDVMSLEEEKNNFIFISRKKSIYDAKDIFEKYSNRIDAMLITENGEENEKLLGIITAWDILDNSH